The sequence CAGTAAAATGCCCCAATATTTCCAATTCATAGTCAACACTGCCTAGGTTTGTGAACACGTGTCAGGGGCGATGGCCTTCAGTCTTCCAGGATGTTGAACACCTGCACCCGGTTGTTATTCCTGTCGGCGACGACCAGGGTTCCCTGCTCGTTGATGCAGATCTGTGCCGGATAGAAAAATTGTCCATCTTCCCAGCCCATGCCGAATTTCCGCCCCTTGAAGCTGCCATCCCCCCCGACCACGGCCAAGCCGCTGCCGTACTGATCGACCAGATAGAGGTCGCCCCGGCCGTCACTCGCGAGACTGGTCGCAAAGTTCACGTATTCCTTCAGGTCGCCATTCAACAACGCAAAGGATTGGGCGTCCGGGGCCGCCAGGTAAAGGGCCCCGGCCACGCTGTCCAAGAGATAGATGCCCCCCTGCGGACTCAGAGCCAGATCGGAAAAAAAGCCGTAGCCCTCGGGGAACGGGAGGTGCCGAACATAGCTCGCACTCGGGTCGAGAACCAGAACCCGCTCCGAGAGGATGTCCAGCAGGTAGATATTCCCCGCGCTGTCCAGCTTGAAGCTGCGCGGGACAAACGCGCTGGGTGCGGGCAGCCCCTTGGGTTCGACCTTTCCTTGCACTTCCCCGCTCCGACCGACCTTGACGATCTCACGGGTTTTCCCGTTCAGCAGATAAATGTCACCGGCCGTGGTGGTCTGGAGCGTCAGCGGCACCATCTCCGGCAGGGGGAAGACCGCCTCCGGGGTCAGGCTCTGCGCGGTCAGGGCGTAACGCACGAGCCGGTTGTTGGCCGTATCGGCGACCACAATCGATTTGTCGTTACAAGCGACCCCCTCGGGAAGCTTGAGGGCCAGATTCGCTCCATCGGCATAGAGGGTTGTCTGGTGCTTGATCTTTGCCGCCGAGACCGGCGCGGCAACGAGAACCCCGAGAAGACAGACAATGATTTTATGAATGGATGATTGGCGCATAGATTTATCTCCGATACTTCGTATGGCATTGAACGCAAAGCGTCTGGACATCCGAATAGTAAAGAAACTTCACATATTCCGTGCCATGGGTTCGGTGACAGCTGAGACAATCGAGAGAGAGATTCCGATTCCGCGGATCAACGACTTCGTCGCCGAGCGGGTGGCTGGAATGGGTCTGCCAATCGTGGCATTGGGCACAGCTGGCGATAGAGGAAGCCTCTTTTTGCAAAAAGACATTGTCCGAGGCGTGCGGGGAATGGCAGACCGTGCACTCCCCATCGTGGATCGGCTGATGTTTGGTCTGTGACCGTTCCTGCCGAGCCAAAGTATCGGCATGGCATTGGCCGCAGACGACCAGCATCTTGTCTTTGAGCAGCCCCGGCTCGGACGAGGCGTGGGGGGTGTGGCAGTTGATGCAGCCGGTTTTGTCCACCAGCGGCCAGTGCAGGCGGTTTTTGCCGAAGGCGGTGTTGACCATCTCGTAGTGACACCCTTGGCAGAGTTCGAAACTTGATTTTTTCACTGCGAAAGGCTGGGCGGATTCCGGTTCGTTGTGGCACTGAGAACACATCTGGTTTTTGATCGGCGCATGCACGTGATCCGCCAGAATCGCTCCGGAATTGGAGCCATGGGGGTCGTGGCAGGTGCTGCACCGGGCCTGCTCAACCGGGTAGTTCATGTGTTTTTTCTTGAAGGTGGCGCCATCGGTCTTGTGGCAGTCGAGGCACAAGGCAGGGTCTTGTTTGGTCAACAGCCCGGTATTCTCTGCCGAGGCGTGAGGGGTGTGGCAGCCGAGGCAGTCCTTCTTCACCGGGCTGTGTCCAAACTTATTGGAGGCGATTTTTTCTCCCAACTCCTTGTGGCACTCGAAGCAGAGGGCGCTGCCGCCCCGGAGGAGGTTCGCCGGATTCTCGGACGAATGGGGATCGTGGCAGGCGACGCACTTCCCTTCGCCGACCACCTGATGCACGCTTTTCGCGCCGGTCGGCACCACACTGTCGTGGCAGTTGTAGCAGATCGCATTGGCATCCCCGGACAACAACATGCCGTGGTTCGAGGCATGGGGGTTATGGCAGCCCGAGCACTCCCCTTTCGCCAGGGGGGTATGAACATGCTTGGCATTCAACTTGCCGCTGAACGCCGCATGACAGCTCAGGCAGAGTTTGCCGCCGGCCCCCGGCTTGAGCTTGAACGGGCCTTCCGCGCCGGCAACGGTTGCAATGAAGCTAAGGCACAGCCCGGCCAGAAATACGATGGTGAGGATCTTCCGAAGTCTCATAGCTCCCCCTTACTCCTTTCCAACAATGTGACACTCATCGCACGATCTGGCGACGAAAGGAGCATGCATAGTCGGTTTGAAATATTTAGGATCTTTCGAAGCGTGCGGGTCGTGACATTTCATGCAGTTCATCACTTCGGCGGCAATCCCTAGATGCGCTTTCTGGAACGAGTCGGCCCCGGCATCGTGACACTCGGCGCACAAGGCCTGAAGAGGCAGGGTCAGCAACTTCTCCAGGCTGGAGGTGTGGGATTGGTGACAGCGCTGGCAATCCCGTTCCGCCGGGGAATGTTTCTTTTCTGCGGCCATCTTGGTTTTCAGTTCGTCATGGCAGGCCAGACAGAGGTCGGGACTGTTGGCCAGAAGCAGCGATTTGAGCTTGGACTGGTGCGGGTTGTGACAGCCGCTGCACTGACCGGCACGAGCCGGTTCATGCTGCACCGAGGCGGCATTCATCCGCTGCGCGAAGTCGCTGTGGCAGGAAGAGCAGAGCTCGTTCTGCGGCGTGGTCGTCATCCCTTCGTGATTGCTGGCATGGGGATCGTGACAGGTCATGCACTCGCCTTCCGCATAAGGGTCGTGAATCGTCGCCGATTCCTCCTTGAACAGGCTCTTGTCATGACAGGTCGCACAGAGTTTTTCCCCCTGGGATTTGAGCAACTGGGGATTATCCGCGCCGTGGCCCAGGTGACAGGCCGTACATTGTCCGCTCTGCACCGGTTTATGGACGTTGGAACGAAGAAACTCCCCTTGCAGCCCGGAATGGCAGGCATAGCAGACGGCGTCGGGACGCCCCGCCAGCATGTGCTCCGCGCTCGACCCGTGGGGGTTGTGACAACTGGTACACTGACTTTCCGTGAAGGGGCTGTGTTGATTCTTGTTTTTATCCCCGTTTTTGCGCGTGCTTTCGTGGCATTGGTAGCACAGATCCCCCTCGCGGCTGTTCAGCAGCCCTGCGAAGGACGCTGAATGGGCGGCGTGACAGGAACGACAGCCCGTTTCGCTGTCGACCGGAGCATGGGGGAAGCGGCTGTTTTTGCTGATGTTTTCATGACACTGAAAACAGAGGTCATTGCCTGAGCCGGCCAGAAGAGTCTTATGGTCCGAGGTATGCGGGTCATGGCAGGAGAGGCACTCGCCCTTTTGGAACGGGGCATGTTGAACCGCGCCGCTCCCTTCCATAGAATCCTGATCGTGGCAGTTGAGGCAGAGCTTTTCCGCGGTGTCCTGCAGAGCAAAAGGATTCTGGCCCGTGGCAGGCAGATGGCAGGAATCGCACTCCGCCTCGGCCACCGGGCTGTGCAGACTCCCCCGCAGCAGTTGCAGACCCTCTGAGCTGTGGGGATCATGACAGGTCGTGCAGTCGGCAGTTTCCACGGGATAGGCGCCATGGGCCTTCTTGAATCCTGATGCCTTGCTGTCGTGGCAGTCGAGACAGAGTTTATCCGGGGCGGTGTTGAGCAGATTCACCTCCGCGGAATAATGCGGTTGATGGCAGGCAAGACACCCCTTCTCCTTGATCACACCATGAACATTCTTTTTCATATAACGGCTCTGATCATGGCAGGTGAAGCACATCGCCGTCCCCTCGGCCGCCAGGAGATTGGGCGAGTCGGAGGCATGGGGGTTGTGGCAGGAGGCACACTTCCCCCGGCGCAGGGCGGTATGGACACCGGTTTTCTGGTCGAGATTGAAATCTTCCTGCTTGTGGCAGCGGAAGCAGAGCTTACTTCCGTCTTCGACCAGCAACAGTTTGCCGACAATGCCATGGGACAGATGGCAGTCCTGACAGCCGCCGTTTTTGACGCCCGGGTGCTGGTATTTCATGCCCAGGTATTTTTTTGAAAAATCACCGTGGCAGTCGACGCACTCTTTTTTCTTGAATTCCCGAGCGGCCCGAGCGTTGTCGGGGGAGGCCAGGAGCAGGGCAAGAATGCCGCAGAAAAACAGCAGAATTCCCCGGGTACAATGCAAAGATCGAGAGTTTTTCGTCATCATGGCAACTCCATTAATGATGAATCCATACAGCGTAGAACCAAATGAATCGTCGGCCGCAACCGTCGATCAGAGGTTTTCCTGAACCAGATAGATCTTCGTCTTGTAGGCGTCCTTGAGTTTCTCTACCCACTCAGCCAAGGCGTCATTGATCATTTGGGCATAAACGATTTTGCCGACTTCCTGACGGACCTCTTCATAGGTTTGGGCCTTGGGTGGGAAAATCGATTCGACCATCACGGCATAATGCAGGTCGCCCGGGCCGGCGTAATAACAAGAATCCCCTGGCTTGGCCACCTCGACGTCATGGTGCAAGGATTCGGGTAAGGCCGTCACCGTCAGCAGGTTGCCGTCAAACTTGAGCAGCTCCTTATCGTCCGCATCGGCCTGGCCGCTGGTGTTGGCAGAGACCCATTTGAAGTCACTGCCGGCCTGGAGTTTTCTGATGGCTTCGCGGGCGCCTTTCTCCGAGGTGAAGACGAGACTCTGCAGTTTCACCATGAGCGGCGAGGAATAGTCTTCGAGATGGTTGTAGTAGTATTTTTTTACCTCATCCTCGGGAACCTTGATCCCCGGAACCACGGCTTTGGCCATGAACGCATCGAACAGCACCCGTTCCTTGAACTTTTCCAGCTGCGCTTGCAGTTCCGGGGACTTGTCGATCCCCTGGGCGCGCGCTTCCATGCGCCCGGAAACCGCCACCAGCCGGTTCCAGAGAATCGTCTCCTTCTGTTTGTCCAGGCTGGCCGCATCGATGGCGCGGTCGGTGCCGTGGTACATGGTCGCTTCAAGCTTTTTGGCGATCTCGCCGACGGTGATCGTCACCGTTTCCTTGCCGTCGTTCAAGGTGGCCACCGGACTTTGATCTTTGGTCAGAACAGCAAAAATCTCGGTACCCTTGGCGTTGGGCTTTTCCTCGGCGATGTGGGCGAAGTTCAACGCGTCCTGCCCTTGCGGATAAAAGACGACATACTTCTCTTCCAGGGACTTCAGATAGTCCATCTGCGTCTTCTGCGACAATCGCTGATAAACACGCTCCGCCGCCAGAGTCCGGATTTCGGCATCTTCAAAAACCCTCTGGTCCTCCAGACGAAAAACCAGAAACCCTTTTTCGGCCTTGAATACTTCGCTGACATCCCCCTTTTCCATCGCGAAAACCGCTTTGGCCACCGCCGGAAAGAGGTCGTTAAGACGGGTATATTCGGGTTTTTCTCCCCCTTCGGCCTTGCCGGCGGCGACCGCCTTGTCCGCCAGCTTCTTGAAGTCGCCGCCCTCACGGTAGGTGGTCAGCAGGGCTGCGGCCTCCGCCTCATCGAAGAAACGATAGGTCAGCAACTTGGCTTCAAGGGCCATCTGCCGATACATTTCTTCGACCTCTTCCGGAGAAACCTCAAGATCCTTGATCTGAGCCGCCAGCAACTGCTGAATCATCGCTTTCAGGGCAAAGTTCTCCAGTTGGTTTTGCACCTCCGGAGTCCGGTCAAAGCCGATATTCATGGCTTCCTTCCCCGCCAGCTTGATCGAGATCAACCGATCGAGCAGGGAGGTGAAGCTCTGTTTGCCGGGTTTTTCGCCGCCGCCCATGTCGGTGTGCATAGCGGCGAGCTCCAGGGCGAATTCCTGCAGGCTGATCGCTTCGCCATCGACGGTAGCGACAGGGAGGTTGGCGTGTTCTGCCGAGAAGAGCGGAACCTGAAGGATCTCCTTCGACCCTTCCTGCCGAAGAGGGATGGTCAATTCCTTCATCGGTTCCGTGATGACCGGTGCCGCAGGGGCGGTTGCCGCACCACCGCCGGCGAATCCGAAAACCGGCGGGACGATAACGGGGAACAGAAGAACGGCTGCGAACAGGGCAAGAATCTTTTTCATGTCACTCCTCGTTATAAAACGTTGGGGGGGCGGTTAGAGTTCAGAGTCAAGGTTCTTCGATGCGGGCGAGGGAGCTCCGCATCATGCTGTTGACCAGGCCGTGAGCCGAGGGCACCCGTCCGAAATCGAAGAAATAGACACCGTCGTTGCCCGCCCCGTAGCTGCGGGAACTCCAGACAACCTCCCGGTGCGAACCGTCGATGGCCTGCCAGGAGAAGTCGACCTTGCTCTGGCCGACCTCTCCCTGATAATCAAAGACCTTGCCGGAGACGATCAGGTCAGCGGCGAGAATGCTCTCGCTGGCCAGAATATCAGCCGCGGCG comes from Desulfuromonas acetexigens and encodes:
- a CDS encoding NHL repeat-containing protein, which translates into the protein MRQSSIHKIIVCLLGVLVAAPVSAAKIKHQTTLYADGANLALKLPEGVACNDKSIVVADTANNRLVRYALTAQSLTPEAVFPLPEMVPLTLQTTTAGDIYLLNGKTREIVKVGRSGEVQGKVEPKGLPAPSAFVPRSFKLDSAGNIYLLDILSERVLVLDPSASYVRHLPFPEGYGFFSDLALSPQGGIYLLDSVAGALYLAAPDAQSFALLNGDLKEYVNFATSLASDGRGDLYLVDQYGSGLAVVGGDGSFKGRKFGMGWEDGQFFYPAQICINEQGTLVVADRNNNRVQVFNILED
- a CDS encoding cytochrome c3 family protein yields the protein MRLRKILTIVFLAGLCLSFIATVAGAEGPFKLKPGAGGKLCLSCHAAFSGKLNAKHVHTPLAKGECSGCHNPHASNHGMLLSGDANAICYNCHDSVVPTGAKSVHQVVGEGKCVACHDPHSSENPANLLRGGSALCFECHKELGEKIASNKFGHSPVKKDCLGCHTPHASAENTGLLTKQDPALCLDCHKTDGATFKKKHMNYPVEQARCSTCHDPHGSNSGAILADHVHAPIKNQMCSQCHNEPESAQPFAVKKSSFELCQGCHYEMVNTAFGKNRLHWPLVDKTGCINCHTPHASSEPGLLKDKMLVVCGQCHADTLARQERSQTKHQPIHDGECTVCHSPHASDNVFLQKEASSIASCAQCHDWQTHSSHPLGDEVVDPRNRNLSLDCLSCHRTHGTEYVKFLYYSDVQTLCVQCHTKYRR
- a CDS encoding cytochrome c3 family protein — protein: MMTKNSRSLHCTRGILLFFCGILALLLASPDNARAAREFKKKECVDCHGDFSKKYLGMKYQHPGVKNGGCQDCHLSHGIVGKLLLVEDGSKLCFRCHKQEDFNLDQKTGVHTALRRGKCASCHNPHASDSPNLLAAEGTAMCFTCHDQSRYMKKNVHGVIKEKGCLACHQPHYSAEVNLLNTAPDKLCLDCHDSKASGFKKAHGAYPVETADCTTCHDPHSSEGLQLLRGSLHSPVAEAECDSCHLPATGQNPFALQDTAEKLCLNCHDQDSMEGSGAVQHAPFQKGECLSCHDPHTSDHKTLLAGSGNDLCFQCHENISKNSRFPHAPVDSETGCRSCHAAHSASFAGLLNSREGDLCYQCHESTRKNGDKNKNQHSPFTESQCTSCHNPHGSSAEHMLAGRPDAVCYACHSGLQGEFLRSNVHKPVQSGQCTACHLGHGADNPQLLKSQGEKLCATCHDKSLFKEESATIHDPYAEGECMTCHDPHASNHEGMTTTPQNELCSSCHSDFAQRMNAASVQHEPARAGQCSGCHNPHQSKLKSLLLANSPDLCLACHDELKTKMAAEKKHSPAERDCQRCHQSHTSSLEKLLTLPLQALCAECHDAGADSFQKAHLGIAAEVMNCMKCHDPHASKDPKYFKPTMHAPFVARSCDECHIVGKE
- a CDS encoding peptidyl-prolyl cis-trans isomerase produces the protein MKKILALFAAVLLFPVIVPPVFGFAGGGAATAPAAPVITEPMKELTIPLRQEGSKEILQVPLFSAEHANLPVATVDGEAISLQEFALELAAMHTDMGGGEKPGKQSFTSLLDRLISIKLAGKEAMNIGFDRTPEVQNQLENFALKAMIQQLLAAQIKDLEVSPEEVEEMYRQMALEAKLLTYRFFDEAEAAALLTTYREGGDFKKLADKAVAAGKAEGGEKPEYTRLNDLFPAVAKAVFAMEKGDVSEVFKAEKGFLVFRLEDQRVFEDAEIRTLAAERVYQRLSQKTQMDYLKSLEEKYVVFYPQGQDALNFAHIAEEKPNAKGTEIFAVLTKDQSPVATLNDGKETVTITVGEIAKKLEATMYHGTDRAIDAASLDKQKETILWNRLVAVSGRMEARAQGIDKSPELQAQLEKFKERVLFDAFMAKAVVPGIKVPEDEVKKYYYNHLEDYSSPLMVKLQSLVFTSEKGAREAIRKLQAGSDFKWVSANTSGQADADDKELLKFDGNLLTVTALPESLHHDVEVAKPGDSCYYAGPGDLHYAVMVESIFPPKAQTYEEVRQEVGKIVYAQMINDALAEWVEKLKDAYKTKIYLVQENL